CTTTTTCCGCAATGCCATCAACAACGGCCTGCTGCTGATCGAGTGCCGGGACCTGTATGACCGCTGCCGGGAAGGCGACACTGTGAAGGTGGAGGTAGGCCGGCAGATCATCTGCAACGGCACGGCCTACCCTGTCCCCGGTATGAGCACGGAGGTACTGGATATCCTCCGTTACGGCGGCCTGGTGTCCCGGATGCGGGCGCTGGACAAATCTCTCCCGGCCGCTCCCGCTCCACGGGACACGCTGCGGGACGTCCACCGTCCAGGCCATACCCTGGCGGAGCAGCTCCTCATCCACAACACCGGCGCACAGGACCTACGCCCCGGAGACGTGGTGACGGTCCGGGTGGACGAGGCGGTCCTCCATGATATCTACACCCCTTATATCTTCCAGCAGTTCCGGGACATGGGATTCTATCATGTGTATGACCCGGACCGGATCTCCGTCATGGTGGACCATCTGTACCCCACCTGTCTGGATGATGACCCCCGATGCTTCCGGTACAGCCGCCGCTTCCAGGACGAGTATGGCGTGAAGCGCCTCTATGTGGCGGACGGCATCAGCCATCAGCTGGCGCTGGAGGAGCGTCTGGCCGCCCCCGGCAAGATCATCTTCGGCACGGACAGCCACACCACCACCTACGGTGCCGTGGGCGCCTTCGCCTCCGGCGTCGGCTATACGGAGATGGCCTCCATCATCGGCTGCGGGCAGCTGTGGGTCCGGGTCCCCTCCGCCATCAAGGTGGTGGTGAACGGGACCCTGCCCAAAGGTGTCTTTCCCAAGGACATCATCCTGCGGGTACTGGGAGACCTGACTGCCGCCGGTGCCATCTACAAGTCCCTGGAATTCACAGGCTCTACCATTCAGCAGCTCAGCATCTCCGGCCGGGCCGCCATCGCCAACATGGCAGTGGAGTGCGGGGCCAAGGCGGCCCTGTTCGCCCCGGACGAAAAGACCGCCGCCTTCTGCGGCGTGGACCTGGCGGACTGTGACTGGCTTCGCTTTGACGGGGATGCCCGGTACGAACGGGTCCTGACCTATGACGCAGGCACTTTCCGGCCTTATCTCTCCTGCCCCTACGGGGTGGACAACGTACACCCCATCGAGGATGTAGCGGGCACGCCGGTGGATCAGGTGTTCATCGGCAGCTGCACCAATGGCCGTCTGGAGGATCTGGCCGCGGCGGCGGCAGTGCTGAAAGGACACGCCATCGCCCCCTTTGTCCGGCTGATCGTGACGCCGGCCTCCAGAGCTGTCTACCGGGAGGCCGCCCGGCTGGGATACCTGAAGACGCTGGTGGAGGCAGGCGCCATGGTGACCCATCCATACTGCTCTCTGTGCCAGGGCCGCAGCGGCGGTCTGGTCAGCGGAGCGCAGGTGGTCATCGGCACCCACAACCGCAACTTCATCGGCCGTATGGGCAGCCCTGCCGCCCGGACTTTTCTGGCCAGTCCCGCAGTGGCCGCGGCCTCCGCGCTGGAGGGACGCATCGCCGACCCCGCGCCCTATTTGTGACGGTCCCAGATCAGGCCCGCTTCCGGGGTACCCCAACACAGGCCCCCGGCTGTCTGGTGTAGCCGGGAGCCTGTGTTCTGTGAGGGTCGGGTGAGCGGGCTTTATGTCCAGGTGTAATTCTCCACAAAGTTCAGGATGGTCTTGTTGAACTGCTCCGGGTCCTCCAGGAACATCACATGTCCCAGATCCAAGAATTCGTGGAAGCAGCAATTACCATTCACCAAATCCCGATAGTGCCGCCCCATTTCGATCCCCGGGGGATGGCCGGGCTGTCCGCACAGCACAGCAGGAGGGGAATGTCGATCTTGGAGAGAGTCTCTGTATAATCCTTGAACAAA
This DNA window, taken from Dysosmobacter welbionis, encodes the following:
- a CDS encoding aconitase/3-isopropylmalate dehydratase large subunit family protein, whose translation is MEQTFCSRIWRLSDNIDTDIIIMSKYLAKPSLREMVPHLFEPLRPELAARLRPGDAIVAGENFGCGSSREMAASVLKTAGIRCIIAKSFAKIFFRNAINNGLLLIECRDLYDRCREGDTVKVEVGRQIICNGTAYPVPGMSTEVLDILRYGGLVSRMRALDKSLPAAPAPRDTLRDVHRPGHTLAEQLLIHNTGAQDLRPGDVVTVRVDEAVLHDIYTPYIFQQFRDMGFYHVYDPDRISVMVDHLYPTCLDDDPRCFRYSRRFQDEYGVKRLYVADGISHQLALEERLAAPGKIIFGTDSHTTTYGAVGAFASGVGYTEMASIIGCGQLWVRVPSAIKVVVNGTLPKGVFPKDIILRVLGDLTAAGAIYKSLEFTGSTIQQLSISGRAAIANMAVECGAKAALFAPDEKTAAFCGVDLADCDWLRFDGDARYERVLTYDAGTFRPYLSCPYGVDNVHPIEDVAGTPVDQVFIGSCTNGRLEDLAAAAAVLKGHAIAPFVRLIVTPASRAVYREAARLGYLKTLVEAGAMVTHPYCSLCQGRSGGLVSGAQVVIGTHNRNFIGRMGSPAARTFLASPAVAAASALEGRIADPAPYL
- a CDS encoding alpha/beta hydrolase; amino-acid sequence: MDLGHVMFLEDPEQFNKTILNFVENYTWT